From the Gemmatimonadaceae bacterium genome, the window CGTACTGGACGATTTCCACCTGCTCCTGATCCGATGGCGCAGTTCAGATGTTTGGCAGCAGATCGAAGTATTCGTCGTCTTCGTTCTTGCCGCCTTCCCCTTCGCCCATCTGCTTCTCGGATTCAATGAACTCGATCCGTTCGACCCATTTGACCATCTTGTATCCGAGTTGGTTCTCGACACGGAGCCGCAGGGGCGCCCCATAGACATCCGGAAGCGGTCGCTGATTCATCTCGAGCGCCAACAGACACTGCGGTTGAAGGACGTCCTCGAAGCGCTGCGTCTCGTAGTACCCGCCGCCGTACAGTCCTTCGCCAAACGAGAAGAAGACAACCGTGCGTGCCGCTGCGGTCGGCTTCACGAGACCGATGAGCTTGCTCATGGGCACCCCCTTCC encodes:
- a CDS encoding molybdopterin-dependent oxidoreductase gives rise to the protein KGVPMSKLIGLVKPTAAARTVVFFSFGEGLYGGGYYETQRFEDVLQPQCLLALEMNQRPLPDVYGAPLRLRVENQLGYKMVKWVERIEFIESEKQMGEGEGGKNEDDEYFDLLPNI